The Haloarcula sp. H-GB4 genome segment CACAGTGGTATGGACAGTTCTGGCGGTCGTCGTCTCCAGACGACCGAAACCTCCCTCGCAATCATCGATGCGGTAAACGAGCTGGGGGAGGCTCGAATGAGTGAGCTTGCGGACCGGCTGGACCTCTCGACGAGCACCATTCACGTCCACCTCAAGACACTCTTGGACCAAGAGTATCTGGTCAAACGAGGCGAGCAGTACCGACTTGGCATGAAGCTGTTCCACCTTGGGGAGGGCGCTCGAACCCGCAACGAGTGGTACGAGGTCGCCCGTCGCAAAACACACGAACTCGCGGATAGTTGCGGTGAGGAGGTCACGTTCGCTGTCGAAGAGTACGGGCGTGCGATAACGCTGTTCAACGTCGTCGCTAACGTCCCCTCGAAAGGGTTCCAGGTGGGACGGTACTACTACTTGCACAACTCAGCAGTCGGGAAGGCGATTCTCGCCGGGTTGCCGGAGACCCGAGTCAACGAAATTCTCGACCGATGGGGACTGCCCGCTGAGACAGAGTACACGGTCACCGACCGAGAAGCGCTTCTGGAAGACATCGCCCGCACGGAAGAGCGCGGCTATTCGGTGAACGATCAGGAGGCAGTCGAGGGGCTTCGGTCAGTCGGTGTGCCGGTTACTGCCCCACACGGCGGCGTTCTCGGCGCGCTCGATATCTCCGGTCCACTGTATCGGCTGCCACCGAACGAGGAACTCGCATCGATGCTGCAAGACGTCGTCGAGGAACTGGAGTCGGAACTCGGGGTCCAGTAGCGCTCGGTCGCACCTGTAGTTGTATTCTAGGTGCAAATATGAGACGCTGGCTCTGTGACCACGGACGCGACAAATAGAAACACGGGCCGAGACGCTGTGCTGCCATCAGTCCCGGTCAGCACCGCTGGGACCGAGAAGTGTGGCCTCGACTTTCCGGAGGTGTTCGTGAAACGTCGTCTTCGCGACACCAAGCTCGTCGGCCAGCTCGCTCCCGCTTACTTCTCTCGGGTAGTCGTAATAGCCGCGGTTGCGGGCCAGTTCGAACACTTCGCGCTGCTTGTCGGAAAGCTGCCGGACAGCCAATCCATCGGATTCCCTGCTTCCAGTAGTCGCGGACGTAATCTGTGTCACGGTTATCGTCGCGTCTTTCTCTGCGCACACGGCGTCGAGTTTCTCCTGTATCGTCGCCCGTGATTCGTCGATAGCGACCGTCCAGTACTCGGTCCCGTCACGTATTCGGATCGGCTCCTGATTCATGAACCCGTGTGAGACCAGCGCGTCGTGGATGCTCTCTTCCGGGCCGTATTCGACAAGAAGCGTGCGCGTTGCTTTGTTTACCGGTGCCGATATTCCGCCGAAGCTACGACGGGTATCCATTTCCGTGACTGCGTGGGTGTGGTCGGACGCCCGGGTCGCCGCAACGAGCGCCTCGACCGTGGCCGCTGACTCAGCGTATGCAACGACGTGGGCCTTGACCTTCCCGTCGACTAAGTACGCAGCGTTGACCAGCAGTCTGGCTGCAGTGGCCGCCGTCACTTCCCGCATCCAGCAGTCGGGGTGTTCCAGTTCGAGCGTCAACTGGAGCCCGCTGCTGGACGAAGCAGCGGTCATATCGGAGCCGTCAGCACCCATTGTTTTCCATGGGTTCTTCGACGTGATCGCGCTCGCCTGTGTTTGCCTTCATCACGAGTGGTCGTTCTCAATTGATGTCACCGAGAGCCACACATGTAAGGCTCTGGTTTGTCAGTCACGCCCGCACTGCATAGCAGTATGGACTTGCGGCGAAAATACGACGAAGGCACGCCCGCTGTTGTGCTCGCAGAGGGGGAGTTCGGACAACCGGAAGGCAAGACGGCCAACGGTATCGTTATGCACGGAGAGCTGTTCGATGCCCAGGCCGTCGTGGACTCGACGTGTCAGAGTCCCCACGCTGGCGCGGCTCTTGATTGGTCGGCTGCTGACGACGTTCCGGTCGTCGAGACCGTCACCGAAGCACTGAATCGAGCGCCAGATGCGGCCGTTCTTGTCATTGGTGTCGCGCCCGCTGGCGGTGACCTCCCCGAGGCCTGGGTCGAGGCCATCCAGCGCGCGATGGAGCGCGGCTGTGACGTTGTCTCCGGCCTGCACGTTTTCTTGAGTGAGCGCCCAGCCTGGACTGAGCGCGCCCAGCAACACGGTGTCGACCTCGTTGATGTCCGAAAACCCCCGTCCGTATCCGACCTGACTCTTGGTGATGGTCGCGGGGACGAGGCCGACGCAGATGTCGTCCTGACGATGGGAACCGACTGTGCGGTCGGGAAGCGAACGACGACCTTCGAACTGTACCGGGCGGCGACTGAGGCCGGACTCGACGCCGGCTGGGTCGCGACGGGACAGACCGGCATCCTCGTCGGCGCGGACCGCGGTGTCGTCATCGACCGCGTTCCGGCCGATTTCGTCTCGGGCGTCGTCGAGGACATGGTGCTTGATGTCGCAGCGGACCACGATATCGTGTTCGTCGAAGGACAGGCTGCCCTCACGCACACCGCATACGGCGGCGTGACGCTTGGGTTGCTCCACGGAGCGGCCCCCGATGCAGTCGTGTTGGCCGACGACCCCTCCCGAGAGGCACGGTCCCACTTTGACGACCTCACGGTCGCCGGGGTCGAGGCCGAACGCCGCGCGATTACCGACCTCACAGAGGCGACAGTCGGAGCGCTTTCCACATGGGGGGACCCGGAGGCGGAAACCGCCAGAACAGGGCTTCCGGCGGCGAACATCTACGACGATGATGGCCCGGAGAAACTCCTCGCGGCCGTTCTGGAGGCGCTATGACTCGTATCGACCGCGTCTCCGTTGAACCGCTTGACCACGAACTCCGCGAGCCGTTCGAAATCTCACTCGGAACCCGAGAGAAAGCACGGAACATAGTCGTCGCAGTGGAGACTGACTCCGGTGTCATTGGCCATGGAGAGGGGTCCCCGTTACCGCCGGTGACCGGCGAGACGCAGGCGGCCGCCGTGGCGACTGCTCGGTCGGTAACATCGATGCTTGAGGGGGCAATCCTCGCCGATTACCGCAAACTCATCAGCGACCTGCGAGCCGCAGTGCCCGGAGCGGTTTCGGCACTGTTCGCTGTCGAGACAGCCCTCCTCGACGCCTACTGTCGCGACCGCGGCATCCCGCTCTCGGAGCTGTTCGGTGGTGCGCCGACGCCCGTTAGGACGGATATCACCGTTCCGATAGTCACACCCGACGCGGCAGCCGAACAAGCCACGCGTGCCGCGGCCGCGGGCTTCGACCACATCAAGGTCAAGACCGGCGAGGTCATCGACGACGACGTTGCCCGAACGGTTGCGGTCGCGGACGCTGCACCCGACGCGACGATTACGGTGGACGCAAATCAGGGCTGGACGCCGAAGGCCACAGAGCAGTTTGTTGACGAGGTGACCGCGGCTGGGGTCGAGCTCGCTCTGGTCGAACAGCCGACGCCGAAGGACGATATTTGCGGTCTCGCGAGGACCCGCGACAGACTTTCGATTCCCGTCGCCGCGGACGAGACCGTATTCACGCCCGCAGACGCGACCACCGTGGTTCGCGACGGGGCTGCTGACGTAATCAACATCAAACTCGGGAAGTCGGGGCTCCTCGGGGCGGCGGCGATTTCAACTATCGCTGAGTCCGCTTCCCTGGATTGCATGCTCGGCTGTATGCTCGAAGGCGCAACCGGGATTGCGACGAGTGCCCACCTTGCCGCTGGGCTCGGTGCCTTCGACTACGTCGACCTCGACGGTCACCTGCTACTCGACGAAACACCGCCGTCGATGTCGTTCGATCCACATATCGATATCGACGGACCGGGACACGGGGTTTCACCGCCGGCCGCTGTGAGTGACGCGACTGAGAACTGAAGCTGTGTGACAGCTTTTTGACGCAAAATAGCGTCCGAGCGGTTACTCTGCGGACTCTGCCGCCTCTTCAACATCGGGACCCTGCTCGGACGTATCGCTGCCGGGCGTCGCTCCGTCTGCATCCTCGTCATCGGTTACAGTACCGTCTACAGTGGCAGGGTCGTCGTCGACTGCTGCATCGGCCGCCGGATCGCTGTCGTCTGAATCGCTTCGTTCGTCAGCTGGCTCCGTAGTGTCAGTGTCAGCTTCGAGCGATTCGGCCATCTCCGCCATCGCCGCAGCGGACTCATCCGGTCGGTCCAGCACTGCCTCGGTGTGCATCCGCATCTCCTCGCTGGCCCGGATCGTCCCGTCGACCGTCGCGTTCTCGTGGAGTTCGACGGTCGTCCCCGAGATGTCGCCCCAGACCTTCGCGCCTGGGCCGACACGGACGGTGCCGCTGCGGGTCGTTACGTCCCCTTTGATCTCCGTGCCCCGGCCGACCACGATATCGTCTTTCGCACGGAGACTCCCGAAGACGACCGTGTCACGGCCGACTTCGAGGGACTTCGCGCGGATATTGCCGTGGAGCCGGCAGTCGTCGCCGACCGTCGCCGGCGTCGAGACGCGCCAGGCGTCGTCCGAGACGCTCGCACCGCGTGGAATCAAAACCGGGTCGTGTTCGTCGCTCCCGTCGTCTAACATCTCGTCGATTACCTCTTCGGCCGCGTCCTCCTCGCCGATTCGGAGGAGCTGCGAGAGGTAGACGAACAGGAAGACGATGGTCGGCATTGGATTGCGGATGACGATCCAGCCGTTCGCCTCGAACCCGTTCTCGATATCCACGTCGTCGCCGATATCTAGGTCGCCAGCGACACGAAGTTCGCCGCCGATATGTACCCGTTCGCCGATGTAGGCGTCCTCGCCGACGAGCACGTTGTCCGCCACGTCGCACCACATATCCAGCCGACAGTCGCCTTCAGCTTCGATGTGGCCGCCAAAGCGGACTCGCTCGTCGGCGATGACCGTCCGCCCGCGCACGCCGAACTCCACGGTCGACTGGCCGCCGACGATGACGTCACCGTCGGTCACCAGGTCGTGTTCCTCGACAGTCGTCCCGTCAGGAATATCGAGTTCGGACAGCGGGTCGGAG includes the following:
- a CDS encoding IclR family transcriptional regulator; translated protein: MDSSGGRRLQTTETSLAIIDAVNELGEARMSELADRLDLSTSTIHVHLKTLLDQEYLVKRGEQYRLGMKLFHLGEGARTRNEWYEVARRKTHELADSCGEEVTFAVEEYGRAITLFNVVANVPSKGFQVGRYYYLHNSAVGKAILAGLPETRVNEILDRWGLPAETEYTVTDREALLEDIARTEERGYSVNDQEAVEGLRSVGVPVTAPHGGVLGALDISGPLYRLPPNEELASMLQDVVEELESELGVQ
- a CDS encoding helix-turn-helix domain-containing protein; its protein translation is MGADGSDMTAASSSSGLQLTLELEHPDCWMREVTAATAARLLVNAAYLVDGKVKAHVVAYAESAATVEALVAATRASDHTHAVTEMDTRRSFGGISAPVNKATRTLLVEYGPEESIHDALVSHGFMNQEPIRIRDGTEYWTVAIDESRATIQEKLDAVCAEKDATITVTQITSATTGSRESDGLAVRQLSDKQREVFELARNRGYYDYPREVSGSELADELGVAKTTFHEHLRKVEATLLGPSGADRD
- a CDS encoding DUF1611 domain-containing protein translates to MDLRRKYDEGTPAVVLAEGEFGQPEGKTANGIVMHGELFDAQAVVDSTCQSPHAGAALDWSAADDVPVVETVTEALNRAPDAAVLVIGVAPAGGDLPEAWVEAIQRAMERGCDVVSGLHVFLSERPAWTERAQQHGVDLVDVRKPPSVSDLTLGDGRGDEADADVVLTMGTDCAVGKRTTTFELYRAATEAGLDAGWVATGQTGILVGADRGVVIDRVPADFVSGVVEDMVLDVAADHDIVFVEGQAALTHTAYGGVTLGLLHGAAPDAVVLADDPSREARSHFDDLTVAGVEAERRAITDLTEATVGALSTWGDPEAETARTGLPAANIYDDDGPEKLLAAVLEAL
- a CDS encoding dipeptide epimerase, whose protein sequence is MTRIDRVSVEPLDHELREPFEISLGTREKARNIVVAVETDSGVIGHGEGSPLPPVTGETQAAAVATARSVTSMLEGAILADYRKLISDLRAAVPGAVSALFAVETALLDAYCRDRGIPLSELFGGAPTPVRTDITVPIVTPDAAAEQATRAAAAGFDHIKVKTGEVIDDDVARTVAVADAAPDATITVDANQGWTPKATEQFVDEVTAAGVELALVEQPTPKDDICGLARTRDRLSIPVAADETVFTPADATTVVRDGAADVINIKLGKSGLLGAAAISTIAESASLDCMLGCMLEGATGIATSAHLAAGLGAFDYVDLDGHLLLDETPPSMSFDPHIDIDGPGHGVSPPAAVSDATEN
- a CDS encoding polymer-forming cytoskeletal protein — encoded protein: MNETAIATVPLGSDPLSELDIPDGTTVEEHDLVTDGDVIVGGQSTVEFGVRGRTVIADERVRFGGHIEAEGDCRLDMWCDVADNVLVGEDAYIGERVHIGGELRVAGDLDIGDDVDIENGFEANGWIVIRNPMPTIVFLFVYLSQLLRIGEEDAAEEVIDEMLDDGSDEHDPVLIPRGASVSDDAWRVSTPATVGDDCRLHGNIRAKSLEVGRDTVVFGSLRAKDDIVVGRGTEIKGDVTTRSGTVRVGPGAKVWGDISGTTVELHENATVDGTIRASEEMRMHTEAVLDRPDESAAAMAEMAESLEADTDTTEPADERSDSDDSDPAADAAVDDDPATVDGTVTDDEDADGATPGSDTSEQGPDVEEAAESAE